A part of Caloenas nicobarica isolate bCalNic1 chromosome 10, bCalNic1.hap1, whole genome shotgun sequence genomic DNA contains:
- the GATM gene encoding glycine amidinotransferase, mitochondrial isoform X2: MLRVRCFRGGSRGAEAAHYISSRLGRVFTGWVQRSFQSTQAATASQNTCTADDNKATSPVPKDCPVCSYNEWDPLEEVIVGRAENACVPPFSVEVKANTYEKYWGFYQKFGGQSFPKDHVKKAIAEIEEMCNILKREGVIVKRPDPIDWSVKYKTPDFESTGMYAAMPRDILLVVGNEIIEAPMAWRARFFEYRAYRRIIKDYFNCGAKWTTAPKPTMADELYDQDYPIRSVEDRHKLAAQGKFVTTEFEPCFDAADFIRAGRDIFVQRSQVTNYMGIEWMRRHLAPDYRVHIISFKDPNPMHIDATFNIIGPGLVLSNPDRPCHQIELFKKAGWTVIHPPVPLIPDDHPLWMSSKWLSMNVLMLDEKRVMVDANETSIQKMFENLVKAASSGKGTQMTGLASKKNSVISLLNTSVI, translated from the exons ATGCTGCGAGTGCGGTGCTTccgcggggggagccggggagCCGAAGCGGCGCATTACATCAGCTCGCGG cttggAAGAGTCTTTACAGGATGGGTGCAGCGATCTTTCCAGAGCACCCAGGCAGCTACAGCCTCCCAGAACACCTGTACTGCTGATGACAACAAGGCTACTAGCCCTGTGCCTAAGGACTGTCCTGTTTGCTCATACAATGAATGGGACCCGCTGGAAGAGGTCATTGTGGGAAGAGCTGAAAATGCTTGTGTCCCACCTTTTTCTGTGGAGGTTAAG gCAAACACATATGAAAAATATTGGGGATTTTATCAGAAATTTGGAGGCCAGAGCTTCCCCAAAGACCATGTAAAAAAAGCTATTGCTGAAATTGAAGAGATGtgcaatattttgaaaagagaaggTGTAATTGTCAAGAGACCTGATCCAATTGACTGGTCTGTGAAGTATAAAACACCTGATTTTGAGTCTACAG gtatGTATGCTGCCATGCCAAGAGACATACTGTTGGTGGtgggaaatgaaattattgaAGCGCCTATGGCTTGGCGTGCTCGTTTTTTTGAGTATAGAGCATATAGGCGAATAATCAAAGATTATTTCAACTGTGGTGCTAAGTGGACAACTGCCCCCAAACCCACAATGGCAGATGAACTCTATGATCAG GATTATCCAATCCGCTCTGTTGAAGACAGGCATAAACTGGCTGCTCAGGGAAAATTTGTAACTACTGAATTTGAGCCATGCTTTGATGCTGCTGACTTCATTAGAGCTGGAAGAGATATCTTTGTACAAAGAAGCCAG GTTACAAATTACATGGGCATTGAATGGATGAGACGACATCTTGCACCAGACTATAGGGTGCATATAATATCCTTTAAGGATCCTAACCCTATGCACATTGATGCCACTTTTAATATAATTGGACCTGGTCTTGTGCTCTCTAACCCAGACCGTCCCTGCCATCAG ATTGAGCTCTTCAAGAAAGCAGGCTGGACCGTGATTCACCCCCCAGTGCCACTCATCCCAGATG ATCACCCCCTGTGGATGTCTTCTAAATGGCTCTCCATGAATGTCCTAATGCTGGATGAGAAGCGTGTGATGGTAGATGCCAATGAGACATCAATTCAGAAGATGTTTGAAAACCTGG TCAAAGCAGCCAGCAGCGGAAAAGGTACTCAAATGACTGGATTAGCAAGCAAGAAGAATTCAGTCATTTCTCTCCTGAATACTTCAGTCATATGA
- the GATM gene encoding glycine amidinotransferase, mitochondrial isoform X1: MLRVRCFRGGSRGAEAAHYISSRLGRVFTGWVQRSFQSTQAATASQNTCTADDNKATSPVPKDCPVCSYNEWDPLEEVIVGRAENACVPPFSVEVKANTYEKYWGFYQKFGGQSFPKDHVKKAIAEIEEMCNILKREGVIVKRPDPIDWSVKYKTPDFESTGMYAAMPRDILLVVGNEIIEAPMAWRARFFEYRAYRRIIKDYFNCGAKWTTAPKPTMADELYDQDYPIRSVEDRHKLAAQGKFVTTEFEPCFDAADFIRAGRDIFVQRSQVTNYMGIEWMRRHLAPDYRVHIISFKDPNPMHIDATFNIIGPGLVLSNPDRPCHQIELFKKAGWTVIHPPVPLIPDDHPLWMSSKWLSMNVLMLDEKRVMVDANETSIQKMFENLGISTIKVNIRHANSLGGGFHCWTCDIRRRGTLQSYFD, from the exons ATGCTGCGAGTGCGGTGCTTccgcggggggagccggggagCCGAAGCGGCGCATTACATCAGCTCGCGG cttggAAGAGTCTTTACAGGATGGGTGCAGCGATCTTTCCAGAGCACCCAGGCAGCTACAGCCTCCCAGAACACCTGTACTGCTGATGACAACAAGGCTACTAGCCCTGTGCCTAAGGACTGTCCTGTTTGCTCATACAATGAATGGGACCCGCTGGAAGAGGTCATTGTGGGAAGAGCTGAAAATGCTTGTGTCCCACCTTTTTCTGTGGAGGTTAAG gCAAACACATATGAAAAATATTGGGGATTTTATCAGAAATTTGGAGGCCAGAGCTTCCCCAAAGACCATGTAAAAAAAGCTATTGCTGAAATTGAAGAGATGtgcaatattttgaaaagagaaggTGTAATTGTCAAGAGACCTGATCCAATTGACTGGTCTGTGAAGTATAAAACACCTGATTTTGAGTCTACAG gtatGTATGCTGCCATGCCAAGAGACATACTGTTGGTGGtgggaaatgaaattattgaAGCGCCTATGGCTTGGCGTGCTCGTTTTTTTGAGTATAGAGCATATAGGCGAATAATCAAAGATTATTTCAACTGTGGTGCTAAGTGGACAACTGCCCCCAAACCCACAATGGCAGATGAACTCTATGATCAG GATTATCCAATCCGCTCTGTTGAAGACAGGCATAAACTGGCTGCTCAGGGAAAATTTGTAACTACTGAATTTGAGCCATGCTTTGATGCTGCTGACTTCATTAGAGCTGGAAGAGATATCTTTGTACAAAGAAGCCAG GTTACAAATTACATGGGCATTGAATGGATGAGACGACATCTTGCACCAGACTATAGGGTGCATATAATATCCTTTAAGGATCCTAACCCTATGCACATTGATGCCACTTTTAATATAATTGGACCTGGTCTTGTGCTCTCTAACCCAGACCGTCCCTGCCATCAG ATTGAGCTCTTCAAGAAAGCAGGCTGGACCGTGATTCACCCCCCAGTGCCACTCATCCCAGATG ATCACCCCCTGTGGATGTCTTCTAAATGGCTCTCCATGAATGTCCTAATGCTGGATGAGAAGCGTGTGATGGTAGATGCCAATGAGACATCAATTCAGAAGATGTTTGAAAACCTGG GCATTTCTACAATTAAAGTGAATATTCGCCATGCCAATTCATTGGGAGGTGGTTTCCATTGCTGGACATGTGATATCCGCCGCCGTGGTACCCTGCAATCTTATTTTGACTAG